The Elgaria multicarinata webbii isolate HBS135686 ecotype San Diego chromosome 4, rElgMul1.1.pri, whole genome shotgun sequence genome contains a region encoding:
- the FRMD1 gene encoding FERM domain-containing protein 1: MSKQLLPNKMPPEFRNMCVLLPNRDQLSVTVGVKATGQELFEQVCNALKLKDPHFFGISVVKNNEYVFIDLEQKLCKYFLKEWKKEPSKGTEKFSPPLVAFFRVQYYVENGRVISDKVARHYYYCHLREQVLRSRCADKEEVYFLLAAYGLQIDLGDYRENFHRGNYFVPQTYFPQWIIAKRGSDYILKHAPEMHQEQQGLSTREAILKYVKESCLLEDVPVHFYRLQKDKKEDRPTIILGLTLKGMHIYQEVNHVRQLLYDFPWSRIGKLAFLGKKFVIQPDGLPSARKLVYYTGCPFRSRHLLQLLSNSHRLFLNIQPILKQIQMMEDAEEKKRYRESYISDTFEMDLDPSDKHSHDSGSSRGSERNHRLSRQSTDSHGSSHTSGIEADSRHRMSVEMSVDEPFGMGPVHQKEQSCSSNISYGSSGLGSGSKERAEDVSQDDEIELGVDEPEEVPVDDAQLKEDTHEESVDADTEDDVCCEDMNKNHLSVVQVTLAKLRGQSVESLHQIAQPKVMKCPDQHSQSLDDIRLHKCLHSPLSATLSSDTSHSYTFGCALEDKLASYGCVYSTADCKTKSALYGKRSMNCLSLDLLGEDQLPEEFVV; this comes from the exons ATGAGCAAGCAGCTACTGCCAAACAAGATGCCACCAGAGTTTAGGAACATGTGTGTCCTCCTACCAAACCGAGACCAGCTCAGCGTGACTGTTGGG GTAAAAGCCACTGGACAAGAACTCTTTGAGCAAGTTTGCAATGCACTGAAACTTAAAGATCCTCACTTCTTTGGAATCAGTGTTGTAAAAA ACAATGAATATGTATTTATTGACCTGGAGCAGAAACTGTGCAAATACTTCTTAAAGGAATGGAAGAAAGAACCCAGCAAA GGAACAGAGAAATTCAGCCCTCCATTGGTTGCTTTTTTCAGAGTACAGTACTACGTAGAAAATGGACGGGTCATAAG TGACAAGGTAGCCCGCCATTATTACTACTGCCATCTCAGGGAACAAGTGCTGAGGTCTCGGTGTGCCGACAAAGAAGAAGTCTACTTCCTCCTGGCTGCTTATGGTCTTCAGATTGACTTGGGGGACTACCGGGAAAACTTCCACAGAGGGAACTATTTTGTACCCCAGACTTACTTCCCTCAGTGG ATCATTGCAAAGCGAGGGAGTGATTATATCTTGAAGCATGCTCCGGAGATGCATCAAGAACAGCAAGGTCTCTCCACTCGAGAAGCTATTCTGAAGTACGTCAAGGAGTCGTGCTTGCTGGAAGACGTGCCTGTCCACTTCTACCGATTGCAAAAG GATAAGAAGGAGGATCGCCCTACCATCATTCTGGGTCTGACCCTTAAAGGAATGCACATCTATCAG GAGGTGAACCATGTGCGCCAGCTGCTCTATGACTTCCCGTGGTCCCGTATTGGGAAGCTTGCATTTCTG GGGAAGAAATTTGTGATCCAGCCAGATGGTTTGCCTTCTGCCCGGAAGTTGGTTTACTATACAGGCTGCCCCTTCCGGTCTCGGCACTTGCTGCAGCTGCTCAGCAACAGTCACCGGCTGTTTCTTAACATCCAGCCCATACTTAAGCAGATCCAGATGATGGAAGATGCAGAAG AGAAGAAACGATATCGGGAATCCTACATCAGTGACACATTTGAGATGGATCTCGATCCATCAGACAAACATTCCCACGACAGTGGAAGCAGCAGAGGAAGCGAGAGAAACCACCGTCTGTCTCGCCAGTCAACAGACAGCCACGGCAGTTCACACACATCTGGCATCGAGGCCGACTCGAGACACCGGATGTCGGTGGAAATGTCTGTGGATGAGCCCTTTGGGATGGGCCCGGTTCATCAGAAGGAGCAGTCCTGCAGCTCAAACATCAGCTATGGCAGCTCCGGCCTTGGCAGTGGCAGCAAAGAAAGAGCAGAAGACGTCTCTCAGGATGATG AAATTGAATTGGGAGTAGACGAACCAGAAGAGGTACCCGTGGATGACGCTCAACTAAAAGAAGACACACATGAGGAATCTGTAGATGCTGATACGGAAGATGATGTTTGCTGTGAAG acaTGAATAAGAACCATCTTTCGGTAGTACAAGTCACTTTAGCAAAGCTCCGAGGCCAAAGTGTGGAATCCCTTCATCAG ATTGCACAGCCCAAAGTTATGAAGTGCCCGGACCAGCACAGCCAAAGTCTGGATGACATTCGTCTTCACAAGTGTCTTCATTCACCACTAAGTGCCACACTGTCTTCTGATACCTCTCACAGCTACACATTTGGTTGTGCCTTAGAGGATAAACTGGCCAGCTACGGATGTGTGTATTCGACGGCTGACTGCAAAACCAAGTCAGCCCTCTATGGAAAGAGGTCCATGAACTGTCTGTCTCTGGATCTCTTGGGAGAAGATCAGCTCCCAGAGGAATTTGTGGTGTGa